The genomic stretch GCTGAAATTGTTAGTTTAGGGAGATTGTGCCATAGGAATTTAGTTCCTCTTCTTGGTTATTGCAGGCGTCAAGGAGAGTTGCTTTTGGTTTATGAATTCATGCCTAACGGAAGCCTAGACAGTTATCTGTTTGACAACCCGAAATGCTCTTTAAGTTGGGAGCAAAGGTTTCATGTCATCAAAGGAGTGGCATCCGCACTCTTTTATCTACACGAAGGATGGGAGCAAGTAGTGATTCATCGGGACATAAAAGCTAGTAATGTCATGTTAGATGGGGAAATGAATGGAAGATTAGGAGATTTCGGCCTGGCAAGATATTACGGTCACGGTGCTAATCCTCAAACTACTTATGCAGCTGGAACTCTAGGCTACATTGCACCGGAGCACGTCAGAACAGGCAAGACCACAACTAGCACTGACGTTTTTGCTTTCGGGGCATTCTTGCTTGAAGTTGCATGCGGGAGAAGGCCAATAGAGTCGAAAGCGCCATACGAGGATCAAACATTGATAGAATGGGTGTTTTTTTGGTGGAGTAAAGGCGAAATTGTTCATGCGGTTGATCATAAGTTAGGAGGGAATTATTTGGAAAATGAAGTAGAATTGGTTCTAAAGCTTGGCTTGTTATGTTCTCTTCTAGACCCAATGTCAAGGCCAACTATGCGTCAAGTGCTTTCATACTTAGAGGGCTCTATTTCACCACCAAACTTGTCATCTCTTAGTCTCTCCGTGGGAGGCCTAACAGTTACCCAAAGTGGAGGGATAGATGATATTGTTGTGTTGGGTGAACAATGTAGTTCCTCAGTCACAAACTCAATTCTTTCTGAAGGTCGTTAACTgaaattgtatgtatatgttaaCGTATCTAGGATCAATGTGTATAAGGATTAATTTTGTTGGCTGCATGTGATATCTCTCTCTTTTTATGTTGAAAAAATTACCTCTCAAAATATACTCAGTTTGCTTACACTTTCCTTTAGAATTGGTCGCGTTGGTGTTCTATCTTCTTGTTATTGATGGTTTTATCAGGACCGAGTCTATATGTACAAAACTCAAAAGAAATAATATAGAATACCCAACCATATATGCTGCCAACCAGGGAAAAAAGACATGGCCACTGAGCTATTTGGATCTAACTTCGTAACATAGGGACGGACATCCCGAACAAAACACACGCAACCAAATACATGTGGGTCAATTGGAAACAAATGTTTGATGGATATAGAATATGGTAAGGTGTTTTTCCATCCAAAACTACAGAAGGCAAGCGATTGATCAGGAAATAGGCTGTGGACACAACATCAGCCCAAAAATGCTTGAAAACCTCGTTTTGAAACATCAAGGCTCTTGTAGTTTCAAGTATATGTTGATTTTTTCAATCAGCCACGCACCCCATTTTGGGAATGTGTGTCTACACAAGAGGACTGATGTAGCATACCTTTCTCACGTATATAAGAGGCAAAGGGGTGCGATAAATATTCTTTAGCACTGTCACTTCGTAAAACTTTTACATGAGTCCCATATTGAGTTTCAATTTCAGCACAAAACTCACGAAACACGTCAAATAGTTCAGAACGACATTTTAGTAGATATAACTATGTTATtcgagaaaaatcatcaacaaatgtGACAAAAAACTTGTAACCAAGTTTAGATGTCACAGAACAAGGACCCCAAACATCATAATGTACTAACTCAAAAAGAGCATATGCTTGTTTGTGAATTCTAAGACTCAAATGCACACGATGGTGCTTAGAAAACTCGCATGACTCACATGGTAGAGAAGACAAACTCTAAAACTATGGACACAATTTCTTCAACAAGGGAAGGGAAGGATGCCCCAAACGGCAATGAGCTTTAAGTGGTGTGACAACACTTGAACAAGCAATGGACTCCAGCCTCGTGGTGTCAAGAATGTAGAGACATCTAGATTCTCGCCCTTTACCAATAACCCTCTTCCTCATAAGATCCTGAAATAGGCAATGATCAGGAAAGAACGTAACAGAACAGTTTAAAGCACGGGTAAGTTGGCTgatcaaaattaaattgaacGAGAAATTAGGTAGGTGTAAGACAGATTTCAAGGGGAGCGAGGGGATTGGTGTAATAATGGTTCCAAACCCAAGTGTATGGGAGGTGGATCCATAAGCTAAGGTGATAGGGGAACTACGAGGATGGGAATAAAGCGTAGAAAATAAACTAGAGTTACCTGTCATATGATTTGTAGCACTCGAGTTTATGACCCATTTGGATGAGGATGAGAGAAGACATGTGGTTGTGTTACCTGAGTCTGCAATAGCAGTGACTGAAGAGAATGAATGTTTTAGAGTTTCCTGATACTTAGTAATCTTATCAACAAATATCATGGCCGACTTAGAGGAAGCCTTAAATGTAGAAGCAACATTGGCAGATGACTTTCCCAAATTTATCAACCTCTTCTTACAATTCCACTTCATGTGTCCAGGCTTATGGCAATAATGATACACAATTCCGCTGGAAGTGTGCCCCTAGGAGGTACCACCGTTTCCACTATGTAGATGACGACTAACAAGAGCATTGCTTGGTGGGATGGCTACTTCATGCACACTTGGTTTCGATTGTTCTGATCGAATCAGCCATGGGAGGACATCAGCCAAAAAACTCATAACTGCCAATTCTTCTCGTTGCTTTTGCTATTCTTTAATGTCAGCAGTGAATGGCATAAGCTTGTTAAGAGCATCATATGTCTTTTTAAATTCCATAAAATAAGCAGTTAGAGACAAATTACGTGCTTTTGCACGATAAAAAGACTTGTAGACATCATAAGTTCGAGTGATATTTCCCTTCCCAAAGTACAAGTACTCCAAATATTCCATCAGATCCTTAACAGAGTCACAATGACTAATAAACCCAACAATACTATCATCAATATAATTCCGAATTTGTAGGAACAGGCGTGCATCAACCCGCCCCCAAGAATCATCTTGTTCAGACAAAAGTTTAGTTAGGTGTTTTTCTTTACCCAAACTCTTGAGATAAAGCTTAATAACCTTATACCACTCTACAAAATTAGAATCATTAAGCTTACAGCCCGTGATTTCGGAAGTCACGAGAACAATATCAGTCACGACAACAGATTTATCATCAGCTATacctacaaaaaatatatcataaacAGATCACAAATCACACAAAAAACAACAGAGTTGGAAGGTATACGAAACAACCTGATTGTAGAGTAGAAGCAGCTAATGTGGAAATGACAACCTATGAACAGTGGATCAGACACTTTTCTGGTTGTCAAATATGCCAAATGCGTTGGTGTGTGGATAACAGATTGCGGACAGTGGAGGCGCGTGAACTACACGCGCTATACTGAGGTGGCGGGTGACACTGGCAGATCGAGTATATGGATGTAATTGATCAGGTTCGAAAACGAGAAAAGAGAAAGGATGGATGTAATTGATCAGGTTAGAAAATGAGAAAAGATAAATGATGGCAAAGCTTCGTGAAGAGATAGCTGTACAAAAGACCAAGATAACAGAGTTTAACAGAACatgtgctctgataccatgttagaAAAGGAAGACAATGTATGAAAAGAAAGGCTATGTGTTTATTGTTCTCACATACATTTCTTACATTTCTTCACCTCACCACACCTATTTATATACATCAAGTCTAACTAACAATCAACCCCTTCACCTACTAGTTTTCTTCAACTAACATTCACAACTAACATTCTAATACACAACTAACATTCATACACAATCAACCCCTTCACCTACTAGTCTTATTCAACTAACATTGTCAACTAACATTATTTTACTAACCAATATTCTActaacaaatttaaataatcaATTGTCAATTGTATAAATTCTCAAAACTTTTTAGATTATACTacacattttaaataatttataattaaattatcatttaataaccatataatacattttttgaaaaattgtcaaatagacTCTTGAACTTTAGgccaaagtgcaattaggcccttaaactttaaaaaaaagtgcaattaaacaatCGAACTTGttaaaatgagtcaaataagTCTGATTTATCATTAACCAACAGGTTACTGGTAATATTATTGACGTTGACCATCATTGACCGCCGCTAACCATCATTGAAACATAAAAAGCAAATTTCGGTGACCTTTTCCACCGGTGGAAAAGGTGACCAGGGTTGTCCTCTCAAatgaagaaggcgaccagatctggtcgccttctctggtAACGCcacctatttttttttgtttttattattttttattttcaccaGAATTTTTTTGCAAGAATTATTACCAGTAATGTCGTCAAAATCTTAATGACTGGTTATTGCAAGTGAACAACTGATTATTGAGTTTTGACGCAccaaataacaagtttgagtgtttaattgcacttttttaaagttcaagtGATTAATTGCACTTTGTCCTAAAGttcaagggtctatttgaccattttccccaTTGTCCCactccatcatccatgtgggagtgtaaactgggacaccgggtgccactagaccacaaggtctttggcaattaaAATGCAACAATCTAAACttatttgataataattaattaaaatgctaATGAGTTATCAAAAGAAACACTACCTTTCCATATGAATGTTGTGCACAATGAGATTTTCAAGATCTAACAAATTCAAATAAGTACACTTTTATCAAGTTATAaatttcacatatttaaatGCTAAGTAACCTaactttcacaaaaaaaaattgctgtTATACAACATATAAtgcaaattcatttttaaaaaaaaatctctacgGCACCACCTGAATAAAACTATAATAACAAACTAAGTTGATATTACATCAAATAGAACATGAAACTATACCCTCTAAAATAAGTActataattagaaaatttaaatatattatacaataagtaaaatatattaatgaccataataaatacTCAACTAATTCAATATTGCAAGTATTGAACTCTTTCATTCTTGTAATCAACGACCCTCATAGATAACAGAGGTCGTATTTGAAGAATAATGCGAGTCTATCGTCTCTCTAGAATATGAAAGTGACATTACAAAATCATCGAAGCCTTCACATCGAGAAATAGTTAGGCCAGCTGTCGAGAGAGTGAGTAATGACAACTCTGGTAGAGCTATAGAGCCTTCCAAGTAGTGAACAACTTGTCTAATGCTAGGTCTGAATTCTGTATCTAATAGAGAACACAACAATCCAAGCTTTAAGACAATGTCTACTTCTTCAGAAACATAGTTTTCTCTAAGTTTAGAATCAACAGCTTGCAATATTTCACCTCTACTCCACCATGAAAACACCCATTCTACCAAAATAAGGACCTCATTTGGCTCTTTTTGCTCTATAGGCCTTTTGCCACATGCAACTTCAAGCAAGAATGCTCCGAAAGCAAACATATCAGTGCTTGGTGTGGCTTTGCCAGTTCTAATATGTTCTGGGGCAAGATAGCCATGAGTTCCTACGACATGTGTAGTTTGAGGATCAGATCCATGATCATACAATCTAGCTAGGCCAAAATCTCCTAGCCTTCCATTCCACTCACTATCTAGCAAGATGTTACTAGACTTTATATCTCTGTGAATCACAACTTGCTCCCACTCTTCATGTAGATAGAACAAAGCTGATGCGACTCCTTTGATGACTTGAAATCTTTGGTTCCAACTAAGGGTGCGTATTGGATTCCCAAACAAATACCTGTCAAGGCTTCCATTGGGCATGTATTGATAAACCAAAAGCAACTCCCTTTTACGTCTGCAATAGCCAAGAAGAGGAACTAAGTTCCTATGACACAACCGACCCATGCTAACAACTTCAGCGACAAAGGCTCTCATTCCGTGTGTTGATTGATGATAAATTTTCTTCACAGCAATATCACCTTGTGAGTTGGGCAGCACACCTCTATAAACACTGCCAAACCCCCCTGCCCCCAATATTTGTTTGTCTGAAAATCCCTTGGTGGCAAAGTACAATTCTTTGTAATTGAACCTATGAGGTCCATACTCGAGTTCCCAGTCCTCAAGCAACTCCGCAAACTTCCTCTTCCTTAATACATAATAACCCACTCCACACACAATAAAAACCAGAGAAAATATTGCAATCACGGGCACCCCAATCACCAGAAATCTTGATTTTCTCTTAGGCCCCACCCATGGAAGCTTTGGAAATTTAGAGGGATCCAGTTCTTGAGCAATGCCATTAATTTTGAAGCTCCATCCTAGAACATATTCGGATGATGCATATGAACCAGAGGCCGACGTGAATCCAATGGACACGGTTTCTAGTACGTCTGGTGAAATATCAATGGCAAAGGACATAAGAGGCTTACTTGGTTTACCCACACTAAGAGGAGCCACAGTGACATTCATTTGCTTAGCTCTGCCATCATATTCTACCCAAACTTGTAGTGGTTTGCCGCTGCAGAGACTGAAGTTATGAAATTTGTTGTCCTGATAGTAGCCTGCCGATTTTGCTACAACTGATTTCAAGCCGTTGATATCAATTCCAACATGGTTGCTATCAATATCATCAAATTGAGGATTCTGGAGGGTATCCAGCTCCACAGCCACCACATGATTGTTATCTTTGCCATAGGAATTGGTTTCATTAAAGAGGCCAAAATATGGGTACGAAAATGCTCCAGGGAGACCTCCTGGTTGTGTAATAGCAAAGGTCAGACCATAGCACAAGCTGGGAATCTGGGTCACCATAGCACAGACAAAAGTGGTGGAGAAGGAGAAAGCAGAGGCGTTGGGTGAATTCTTGAAATTGATAGGCATGGGGTAGAAGGCACGGCCTATCTGATGATTGGTTTCATTTGTTAGGCTGAGTAAGCCATTGGAAGTGATCTCAGCTATTCCGTCGAGGCTCAGATTGGCCGACCTAAATCCGTTGAATGTGAATTCAAGGTCTCCAGACGTTGCGTAGCATAGTTGAGCAGCAAAGAAGGCTACCAACATTACAAGCTTGATGCACATCATATCGTTTCTTCTTTGAGTTGCTGTATCCAAGAAACACTTCAATTCTCAAATGCAATATTTGTTGAGTGACTAAATCTATGTAAAATGAATTAAGGAAAAGCTCACCTCAGGAGTGTGAGACACAGGGAAAGCCACAGTGAGAGTCTCAGCTAAGACTGGAAAATTATAGCACACAGACGCTGCAGCTGCAAATCCAAGCACTCCCCTAGCAAcccatttgaataaaatttcaCTTTCTTCACCGGGGCTTTCATTCTTTAGCCATGGAGTGGACTTCCCCTTGTCCTCGTTGTCTTTCAGTAGGTatagaaagtagctatgaacagatactacattgtaacagagtagtagtactaaaaaaaaaaaaattaaaataatttttttatattgtttgaCATTATGAgtcatttttaaagaaaacttaaaaactaaataatacTATTTGCTAAGGGTCAATTGTACATtgtttttatttgacattttttctatGAATGAATGAAACAGGATTCGGATCATCTGCAACTTGGCCAAACGTTGACCACGTGGTCCATGCTTACTATTCACTTTCTTGTATTTATGCTTACTATTCACTTTCATCGGACTTGGATTAAGCTAATCAACGCCGGTCGCCCATGTCATCCGAATGCGACTACTCTACTTTCCGACAATCGttcactatatatttatttaagatCATTTACTAAGgcttggtcaaataagctaggCTAGCTAGTAGTCAACTATGTGTATTTTAGTGTGCACTGTGGCCTCCTATGTAGGTGTGCATTTGCACTGTTGGTTGTGTACATTTTAAGTGATTTAGAATAGGAATAAAGTTTTCATGTAACAAATTTTCACTCACACGGTTAGTAGCGTTTATTGTGGCTTCCGTAAAAACAGCAACATTTTGCTAGGAAAGTGGAAATCCGAAATCTGAATGCAACTGTTGAATATCTAGTGAAGTATATTAACTCAAGAACATATATTTATGACTCTATGACAATTTGCCATGTGTACTATTTTTTCCTATTagtgtttagaattttttattagtaaaaacGATTACTGATATATAATTCAAATGAAGACTTACACTGTGCTTTAAATTGAATACTAACACtgtatttcatttaaaaaataaaaaataaaaagatttatGCCAGTGTAGAATGCTTTATCTTAATTTATCATAGGTAAAATGAATTACAGTCCATATGTAACAATATCATTACTGAACATTGATTTTCTTTGATTGTATAACTTCAACATATTCTTGAAAAAGAAGATTACTACTTCAACTAAATTCAGatgcaaagaaaaacaaattgcaAACAGTAATGCAATAATgcaatactaaaaaataataccGCAAATACAATACCTATTCATCGTGGGTGTTCGCATCACTCTCACCTTTATTGCCTTTCTTGGGTTCATAGGAGCGATATCCCGTCCAAAAACGTAGATGGGAGACATGGTTAATTGCTGCAATCAGATTTGTAGGATGATTTCCAATTTCTCGACGCTACAATGCTTATTAATGGGACAGAATGTTGCATTTGCTCGAATGAACTCTATATATAGGACTCTTCACAGGCTCCATATTCTCAAGATTCGACGATACGGATTACATCAGAGCGTTCGGGAACTCCAAAAGACCTACAAACTGAAACATTtatatcttctttctttttgggATTGTAATATGGTTTTGGATGCGGAGATATTGAAGGACAAAATTTAGTACTCCGTAGTATTTACTTATATTACCTCGgaaatcaattttttgtttcGGAATtccaaaagtatatatattaatgaactCCTATTTCGCCGCACGTATTTTTACCAACTATTAAACTAAGATAGAGATGTGAACACAATAAATGCATTCATATTTACTAATATCTTTTGTACTGATAATttatcatctatcatctatcatctatctatctatcatTATATTAAAGCAACAACTTCTTGGAGCTAATTTCCCTCCCAATCAAAATTCTGTCGTTTCATACTACTACTTAGGAATCCGGTTCTATTAATTAGTATTCAGATTATGTCACGTTTATCTATGCAATGTTAGCACGCTATATTGAATgtgtatttgaattttttttacattgtttgttaccaatgtaaatataaatgttctAATAAAAGGCTGCAAGTAATTATTACATCGATAAGCATAACAAAAGCAATAATTCTACATATTGAATCCTTAGTCCTTAATTGTTAATacataaaaacttaaaaaaaaaattcagatgTAATATCAAGGCTGCGAAATCATTAATTTCTCTTGGATTATGAAACGTTTTTGTTGCTGTTCCATCTTCCAAGACTTGAAGTCATTATGGAGCTCAATAACAGATTTGAATTTATTGATTGTCTATATAAACCTTTGTTAATCTTCCTCCTTCGAACCATCTGCTTCAACTCGACACCTCTGAAGGTTAAAGGGTTGTTACTCTGCTTAAAGGGCTGTTTGGGTTATTGATACAAGAATGGAAAAATCATCAGGTTAGCAGATAGGGGTAACCTCCCTTTGAAAGAAAATCCCTAACTCTTAGGAATCCAtcattttatagtataaatcATGTTTTGTACACCCACATATATTGGTTTTCATGTGACTTTATGATAAAATTTGAATACTCACACTAAATTCTTAGATTAAGGTTAACTTCAGTGTTTTTGATCCGTAAATACGAACCAGATTAAGCTTATAATCTATAAGCTTAAAGTTTATGTTGAAATGTAAACCCCTAAAATATTCCTAATGTAGATACTGCTGCCCTAGGTTAAAAAATTGAGATATTGTGTAAACATTTAACCTTGACTGTGGTGTATCATCTGAAATTAAACCTGGGGAAGTGCTACCCAGATCTCGCCGGTAAATAAATCCGGCGAACTCAACCCctgaaaaacaaaagaaaaaaatgaaaaaagaaaacttaGTACAGATTATAGTATATGTCACTCTgcatcagtgttgcaaaaatcctgaTTAGGTGCCGATTAATCTCCGCCTAGGTTCTAGGCGCCGGTCAACCGTCTAGCGTATCActttaaatggtggtctaggataggcggctggccgactaggcgaccgcctaggccgcccaATCTCCGTCTAAgccgcctaagcaccgcctaggccgcttaggcgctgaccacCTAGGCTTCCTgggcgccgactagacctcctaggccgccgattaactattgttcttttttaaatggttattatttcactcaaaataacatcgttttgagcgaaataaccctaaattgtacaaactatatgttttaggttaatatttaatattttagtattaactattaaagtattatataatttataattattagtctttaaaaaattaaaaatacttaaacaaatttttgaaaaataaaaaataaaataaaataatacaggGGCGTCTAGGCGTCGATTAATCCccgctaggcgtcctaggcgctaggcgctccccaaGCGCCATTCAACTATGCTCTGCATGATAGGAAATTAACAAGATCATTTCCGaaatctttaaaaatataaaaattaatggattTTACAAAAGTAGAGAGAAGTAGAAGTATCGTGTGTGAAGTATCATCCAAAATCTATCAAAATGTAAACATCAATGGTCTTTCTAATTCTCATAACCCCTAGATCTACCACGGAAAATTTCCAGAAAAGTAGGGAGAAGGAGGAGGATGGAATAAGAAACAGATCAGAGTGTAGAGACTAGAGAGGGAcagaaatgaagaaatgaatcTTCTGGATTCGTTcgtctctctttttttttttcttttttaattattatgataatatattatatttataatattatcaaaattatatatatatatatatatatatatatatatatatatatatatatataatactttatttatttatttgcaaagGATCAAGATTTAACAtctaatcaaaattttaaaacgtcttatataaataatgatggatgaaaaacaaatgaaagaaatatattCGGTGTATTTCAGAGATCGCTTCACTTTATACACCTTTCAGTTTGATTACGTACTAACGGTAAGGGCATAAAATATTTCTCAAATATTACCAAGGAATGTCTATAAGTCTATAACACTATATGATCTTGCTTTTCAAATTTGAAAGAAGACAGTTTCCATTGATACTATCATAAAGTTTACCTTTGTTTTGTTAtattaagtagtatatttgtttattaaatattttaaaataacatttatatgtgtgtgtaatttctatttattggttaattttttcttaattttgaaaaatattatgaattatattcatatatttttatattgtatttagcATTATTGTATAAACTTTCTTCTCACTATaacacaacaacaatatttctaATATTTAGTCCGTGCAT from Ipomoea triloba cultivar NCNSP0323 chromosome 12, ASM357664v1 encodes the following:
- the LOC116000133 gene encoding L-type lectin-domain containing receptor kinase IV.1-like; this translates as MMCIKLVMLVAFFAAQLCYATSGDLEFTFNGFRSANLSLDGIAEITSNGLLSLTNETNHQIGRAFYPMPINFKNSPNASAFSFSTTFVCAMVTQIPSLCYGLTFAITQPGGLPGAFSYPYFGLFNETNSYGKDNNHVVAVELDTLQNPQFDDIDSNHVGIDINGLKSVVAKSAGYYQDNKFHNFSLCSGKPLQVWVEYDGRAKQMNVTVAPLSVGKPSKPLMSFAIDISPDVLETVSIGFTSASGSYASSEYVLGWSFKINGIAQELDPSKFPKLPWVGPKRKSRFLVIGVPVIAIFSLVFIVCGVGYYVLRKRKFAELLEDWELEYGPHRFNYKELYFATKGFSDKQILGAGGFGSVYRGVLPNSQGDIAVKKIYHQSTHGMRAFVAEVVSMGRLCHRNLVPLLGYCRRKRELLLVYQYMPNGSLDRYLFGNPIRTLSWNQRFQVIKGVASALFYLHEEWEQVVIHRDIKSSNILLDSEWNGRLGDFGLARLYDHGSDPQTTHVVGTHGYLAPEHIRTGKATPSTDMFAFGAFLLEVACGKRPIEQKEPNEVLILVEWVFSWWSRGEILQAVDSKLRENYVSEEVDIVLKLGLLCSLLDTEFRPSIRQVVHYLEGSIALPELSLLTLSTAGLTISRCEGFDDFVMSLSYSRETIDSHYSSNTTSVIYEGR